DNA from Phycisphaerae bacterium:
ACGAGTTCAACGTCCAGATCATGGGGACCGAGGGCGGCGGGACCTACAGCCCGCCGATGCTGTTCAGCGACGAGGCCGGGTACATGATGAACATGCAGCCGGCGTACGTGGGCGAGACCGACGGGTTTGCCTACAAGATGAAGCACTTTGTCGACTGCATCCGGGGCGTTTGCCCGTGCGAGGCGCCCGGCGAGGACGGCTTGATGGTTCAGACGATGCTGGACGGCATCTACGAGTCGGCCCAGAACCGCCGCGAAGTCGCGATCAAGTAAGTCGGCGTCGCTCGTCCCTCGACTTCCTACGGAGAAGGACGCGGAACGCGCGGAGCACTCGGAAAAGGTGGGATTCCCGAGAAGTGTCCGTCGGAGCGGCGGGTCTGCGCGTGCCGTTTAGCGCTCGGTCTTGCCGCGTTTGCGGCCGGGGCGGAGGGCCGACCGGGACGTCGTCGCCACCGTTCGGCTGTTGCTGACGAACTCATCGAGATCCTGGAACAGCCACACCGACCGCGGCACCTCGCGCCCCGACGAGTCGTGAACCGCCAGGCGGCAGTGGTCCACCAGGTAGCGTACGGCGAAGCGGTCGCACATCGCCTCCTTGCGGTGCGAGTTGCGCCGGGCCCGGTGGATCAGGTAGTGATAGAACTCGTGAAGGAAGACGAACAAAGCGAGCTGGTAGGCGTTGACGGCCTTGACGTGATAGGTCGGCTTCCACCACGAGAGGCCCACCGTCTTGGCCCGGGCGATGGAGGTGTCGATCCGGAAGGGATAGCGGTTGCGCCGGCCGAGGTTGATGTAGATCCGCGGCGGGTTGGAGGCGAAGGTGCCGGAGTAGACCGCGCCGCGGGAGTATCGCACCACGACCTTCAGGCGGCCGGACGCCCATCCGGCGGTCGCCCGAAGGAACATGCCTTCGAGTCGCGAAGACGACAGCTCCGTGCGGTTCACGATCTCCATCGTGCCCTCGGTATTCTCTTTCGTATCGCTCACGTCGCGCAGCGTTCTCCGTAACACCCGCCGAAGATTCGATCGACCGTCGCACGATCGGTCCGCGTTTCGCGGGCCCGCATCCGTCTTCGGCATCAGTAAGTGTATAACCGCGACCAAGCGGCTGCAACCGCGAAAAACCGGTCGGCTCGCCGTGCCGCGATTGCGGATCGGTTACGGTTGTCCGTCATGGACTTCAAGAACTGCGGTCGAGGGCTCTTTCTGCATCAGGGGCAACATGCTCCGCATGGCGTGCGTGCCGCTCGACCGAGTGCGGCCGGTCTTTGCTCCACGCGGGACCAAGGAGCCAGGCCAGAATGAACGTCAGGGCCGTCCCCATGACGATGAGCCACGTCCAGCCGATCGCCAGCCGATCCGTTTCCGAGAGGATGAGCAGCGTTCCCATCACCAGGGCGCTGAAGATCATGGCTGGAGGATTACCGCGGTTTCCACGCCCCTTCGTCAGAATCCCCAACAGGAACACTCCAAGCAGACTTCCTCCCGTCACGCCGAAGATCTTGAACGCGAACCACAAGACCCCCTCGAAGTGCCGACACGCATAGGCCAGCACCGCGAGCAACAGTCCGAAGCCCACCACTCCCAGCCGCGACACCCACATGTAGTGCCTCTCCGACCTGCCTCGTCCGGTCAGAGGCCGGTAGATATCGGTCACGAACGAGGCGGACAGCGAACTCAATGGCGAATCGACGCTCGCCAGGACCACCGCGGCCAGGATCAGACCCTTCAAGCCGACCGGCAGCGAATGGACGACAAAGTGGGAGAGGATCCTGTCGGAATTCTCCGGCAGCGGCAGTTCCGGCCGCTGCTGGTAGAACACGAACAGCAGCGTCCCTACGGCCAGATAGATGCACGTGACGGGAAGAGCGGCAGCGATCGTCGAGATCAGCGCCTTTTGACTCGATCGGCGAGTCTTGACCGTCAGCAGCCGCTGCATCATTTCCTGGTCCGTCCCAAAGACGCAGAGTCCGACGAAGAAACCGTTCAAGGCCATCGCCCAGAAGGTGCCCGACTCCCCCAGATCCAGCCGGAAATCGAACAGACTGAGCCGACCGGCCTCACCGGCGACCCGCCAGACCTCCCCCAGGCCGCCGCTGATCTCGTACAGGAGGTATCCTCCCACTGCGCATCCCGCAATGCAGAAGATGATCGCTTCGAACGCCCCCGTCCAGACGACGGCTTT
Protein-coding regions in this window:
- a CDS encoding sodium/solute symporter (Members of the Solute:Sodium Symporter (SSS), TC 2.A.21 as described in tcdb.org, catalyze solute:Na+ symport. Known solutes for members of the family include sugars, amino acids, nucleosides, inositols, vitamins, urea or anions, depending on the system.), translated to MDESAFAQNIAGALGWVDICVLALAIVLLFCIAYFSGRREADTQDFFLGRRSVPAVVACLSFVATEVSAVTVIGVPAVGYGENWNYLQMFVGSAVARIVIAFLFIPVFYRHDCTTIYEFLKHRFGTATQYTGSAFFFITRLLASAVRLYAACLGVSVIMGWTLAQTLLLFSLVSILFIAFGGIKAVVWTGAFEAIIFCIAGCAVGGYLLYEISGGLGEVWRVAGEAGRLSLFDFRLDLGESGTFWAMALNGFFVGLCVFGTDQEMMQRLLTVKTRRSSQKALISTIAAALPVTCIYLAVGTLLFVFYQQRPELPLPENSDRILSHFVVHSLPVGLKGLILAAVVLASVDSPLSSLSASFVTDIYRPLTGRGRSERHYMWVSRLGVVGFGLLLAVLAYACRHFEGVLWFAFKIFGVTGGSLLGVFLLGILTKGRGNRGNPPAMIFSALVMGTLLILSETDRLAIGWTWLIVMGTALTFILAWLLGPAWSKDRPHSVERHARHAEHVAPDAERALDRSS